One window of the Rosa rugosa chromosome 3, drRosRugo1.1, whole genome shotgun sequence genome contains the following:
- the LOC133735292 gene encoding laccase-11-like → MAKSNNFCSASLLLFSCVVGFFFIPVKAALKTYQFDIQVKNVSRLCHSKPIVTVNGMFPGPTIYAREGDTLLVNVTNHAQYNMSIHWHGLKQYRNGWADGPAYITQCPINTGNSYTYNMTITGQRGTLWWHAHIFWLRATVYGAIVILPKQGTGFPFPQPYSETNLILGEWWNNDVEEVVKQGNRLGLPPNMSDAHTINGKPGPLFPCSEKHTFAMEVEQGKTYLLRIINAALNDELFFAIAGHNLTVVEVDAVYTKPFTSQAILIAPGQTTNVLVQANNVPSRYFMAARPFMDAPLSIDNNTATAILQYKGIPNTVQPVLSQLPALNDTAFALSYNGKLRSLNTAKYPANVPLKVDRQLFYTIGLGINQCTTCLNGTQLTASLNNITFVMPQIGLLQAHYFNTKGVFTTDFPDRPPTPFNYTGAPLTASLGTKLGTRLSKITFNSTVELVLQDTNLLTVESHPFHLHGYNFFIVGTGVGNFDPKKDPAKFNLVDPPERNTVGVPTGGWAAIRFRADNPGVWFMHCHLELHTSWGLKMAFVVENGKGSDKSVLPPPADLPPC, encoded by the exons ATGGCAAAAAGCAACAACTTCTGCTCGGCTTCCTTACTTCTCTTCTCATGTGTAGTTGGGTTCTTTTTCATTCCAGTCAAAGCTGCATTGAAGACCTACCAGTTCGAT ATTCAAGTGAAGAATGTGAGCAGGTTGTGCCATTCTAAGCCAATTGTTACAGTAAATGGGATGTTCCCTGGACCAACAATCTATGCTAGAGAAGGCGACACACTTTTAGTTAATGTTACCAACCATGCACAATATAATATGTCAATTCATTG GCATGGTCTAAAGCAATATAGAAATGGGTGGGCAGATGGACCTGCTTATATAACACAATGTCCCATCAACACAGGAAACAGTTACACCTACAATATGACAATCACAGGGCAAAGAGGAACTCTATGGTGGCATGCTCACATCTTTTGGCTAAGAGCCACTGTCTATGGAGCTATTGTCATTCTGCCCAAACAAGGGACTGGCTTTCCTTTTCCTCAGCCTTACAGCGAAACTAATCTTATCTTAG GAGAATGGTGGAATAACGATGTTGAAGAGGTTGTTAAACAAGGGAACAGACTGGGATTGCCTCCGAATATGTCAGATGCACATACCATTAATGGGAAGCCAGGGCCCCTCTTTCCATGCTCTGAAAAAC ATACCTTTGCAATGGAGGTTGAACAAGGAAAGACTTACCTACTACGGATCATCAATGCCGCACTCAATGACGAGCTATTCTTCGCAATCGCTGGCCATAACTTGACAGTGGTAGAAGTTGATGCAGTCTATACCAAACCATTTACATCTCAGGCAATACTAATTGCACCAGGCCAGACCACAAATGTTCTTGTTCAGGCAAATAATGTCCCTAGCAGATACTTCATGGCTGCAAGGCCATTCATGGATGCACCTCTTTCCATAGACAATAACACTGCCACTGCAATCCTGCAATATAAAGGCATCCCCAATACTGTGCAGCCAGTCCTTTCCCAACTTCCAGCACTCAATGACACAGCTTTTGCCCTGAGCTACAACGGGAAGCTGAGAAGCCTAAACACCGCAAAGTACCCAGCAAATGTACCTCTTAAAGTCGATAGACAGCTTTTCTACACAATTGGCTTGGGAATCAACCAATGCACTACTTGCCTGAATGGAACACAGCTCACTGCTTCTTTGAACAACATCACTTTCGTGATGCCCCAAATCGGGCTGCTTCAAGCTCATTACTTCAACACCAAGGGGGTATTTACCACGGACTTCCCTGACCGTCCTCCAACACCTTTCAATTATACAGGTGCACCACTCACTGCCAGCCTTGGAACTAAACTAGGCACCCGGCTAAGCAAGATCACCTTTAACTCGACAGTAGAGTTGGTGCTACAAGATACCAATCTGCTCACTGTGGAATCCCATCCATTCCACCTTCATGGTTACAACTTTTTCATTGTTGGGACTGGAGTTGGGAACTTTGACCCCAAGAAGGACCCGGCTAAGTTTAACTTGGTGGATCCTCCTGAAAGAAACACAGTTGGGGTTCCCACCGGTGGTTGGGCTGCCATAAGATTCAGGGCTGACAATCCAG GTGTGTGGTTCATGCACTGTCACTTGGAGCTGCATACTAGCTGGGGTTTGAAGATGGCATTTGTGGTAGAAAATGGGAAAGGCTCAGATAAATCTGTGTTGCCTCCACCTGCAGACCTTCCACCTTGTTAG